The Wolbachia endosymbiont of Spodoptera picta genome segment TCAAGTAACGGGTTTAAAAACATTAATAAAAGAAATGAAGAAGGAGAGACGATATTGCACCAAGCAGTAGAAATCTCTGATTACAAAACAGCGAGGTTATTAATAAAAAAAGGGGCAGAGGTAAATGCAAGAGA includes the following:
- a CDS encoding ankyrin repeat domain-containing protein → MKFSEEKRESFSKFFKEVSSNGFKNINKRNEEGETILHQAVEISDYKTARLLIKKGAEVNARD